DNA sequence from the Lycium barbarum isolate Lr01 chromosome 5, ASM1917538v2, whole genome shotgun sequence genome:
CAACCTTAATCATAGATTCATATATAGTGTATTGCATTTTGGGGCTGAGTGTTCTATAAGCTAGGGATGACAGTTAGCAACTAATTCTTTTTCAAAATTTAGAAAATGATGGCTTTGGAACATAGCAAATATTTCTACCTGATTCCGTGTATATTCTACCTATCTTTAGAAACTTTCTTGGTAGTTTCTAGTGAGAAAATGAGCAAATGCAAAGTTGGATTTTTTATGCAATGTTCTATTTACAATTTCATACTATCTTTACGTGTCTTTTAGGGGTGAGTTGTGACTAGAGCTTTAAAAAATTGTTGTATCTGCATACGGCATACCATTTAATGTTCAGTAAATGAGTATAGCTTCTATTTCTACGGTTCAAGTCATCCATTTTTGGGAAGGAGAGCCTTGGCATAACTGGTAAATTTGTCTCCATGTGACTTGGAGGTTACGGGTTCgcgccgtggaaacagcctcttgcagaaatgtagGTTAAggttgcgtacaatagacccttgtggtccggcccttccccggactcCGCGCATAGCTGTAGCTTAGTGCATCAGGCTGCCTTTTAAGTCATCCATTTTTGGAGACTTTTGTACTGAAAATGATGAGAAGTTGCTGTTAATATGCACAGTCGAGAAGTCAAATCTTTCTACTGGTGTCCATGTGAAAACTTCCATTTTTTTCTTTGCTTTACCTTTCTTTTACCCAATAAGTCCGGCCCCTCTTATACATTTGGTTCCAGTCTTTCTTTTTGACAAATTTGTCCAATAAATTTGGTTCCCCCTTTGGGACTTGATCTTATAAGATAGTCTTGTGAGCTGGCTACAGTTTACAATTCATAAAGCTTCAGCAAGCTTTCCTCTTCTGGCAGTAGGATTCAAAATATGGCTTTTGCTTCTTATTTTGTTTGCTTTCTTCTGTATCTTCTTCTGATCTTAGTTCAGGCAAAGGGCAGTAATAATTCAACTTGTCCAAAGTCCTTTTCATGTGGGAATCTTAAAAACATGAGCTTTCCTTTCTCTCTTTCAACACAACCTGACTGTGGAATAATGCCTATGTCTGGTTGTGATGTTAAATCATATCCAAAAATCCAACTGCTTCCTGGAGGAGATTTGTACTATGCTTTAGCCACGAAGTTTAGTTATACAGTTGTGCTCAGGGACCCAAAGCTTGAAACCACGTTGAGGCAACGCAAGTGCCAGGCTTTTAACAAAAAATTCTCCCTTCAAAACTCTCCTTTTGTTTCTTTCACTCCGCTTTCACTTCACAAATTCTTCAAATGCAACAGCACCAGTCATAATACCCCAAACATTACCCAAAAGAAGAATGGCCATGTTGCTGGTTATGGAATGTACAATGGCTGTAAAGGCTTTAGCATATACTACAAGGTTGACGGAGATGATAATGTTAAAGACATTCGAGCAGACAATCTTACTGCTAACTGTTCACTTGTCAGATTGCCAATTGATTGGAGGTCATATGATGGTGGTTTGTTCGACATTTTAAGTCCCGTTTTTTTAGTAGAATGGAAACTCTCTGATGACTGTAAAAAATGTCACTATGATGGAGGTCAATGCCAGACTGATAAAACCAATAAATTTCATTGTACACATCCAAATAATCCACATGCTCAAGGTCATCAAAAAAGTACTCCGTATGCTCAAGGTCTAGTGCATATTTCTTAGAATCATTTCTTGTTTTCATATCACATATCTATAATATTTCATAAtatttttcctctttcttttttcttttagatGCAAAAACGACTAGAAGAAAGTTCGGACAGACTCTAGGAGCAGGTAGTTAAATGTCCGTTAACTGCAGTGTTCTTTCCTATTACAGAATTTCCATGCATATCATTTGATCTTCTTCTTCAGCATGGTAAAATCTCAAAACATTTCCATAATGATATAGGATTTTAAGAGACACAAGTACTTTAGGTTACACAGATGTATGGATAGTAGAGTTCAGAGGACACTTTCTTTCTCCTCGTGatgttttcttttatttgaaaGCCTCTGATTACTGATTTCTCTTCCAGTTTTTGGTGGATTAGGATTGGTGATGATTTGTTTAGTTGTTTATTTTATCTGGTGTTACAAGAAGAGGAAATTTAGTCCATCCCGCTTACTCTCGGAGATTTTTAAACATGATGTTGAGGGAGGCAGTATATACTTTGGTGTGCCAGTCTTCTCTTACTCAGAGCTTGAAGAAGCCACAAATGATTTCAATTCCTCTAGAGTCCTTGGGGATGGAGGTTTCGGAACCGTTTACTATGGTGAGCGACTTCCTAATCCAACTGAGCTTATGCTTCAACTATTTCTTCATGTGCCTAATTCTTGTTTATGAATGACTAGGAAAACTTAAGGATGGAAGAGAGGTTGCTGTAAAGCGCCTTTACGAGCACAACTGCAAACGAATGCAGCAGTTTGTAAATGAAATTGAGATCCTTACTAGGCTAAAGCACAACAATCTTGTCACCCTCTATGGCTGCACTTCATGGCGAAGCCGTGAACTACTCCTTGTCTATGAATATATTCCTAATGGAACTCTTGCTGATCACCTCCATGGTGACAAAGCGAAGGACCGATTACTTACATGGCCAGTCCGCATGAACATTGCCATAGAAACTGCTGGTGCATTGACTTACTTGCATGCTTCTGATGTAATACATTGCGATGTGAAGACTAATAACATACTCCTTGATCACAACTTTAGAGTTAAAGTTGCAGATTTTGGGATTTCGAGGCTCTTCCCAAATGATGTCTCTCATATCTCAACCGCACCCCGGGGGACCCCTGGCTATATCGATCCAAAGTATCACGAATGTTACCGGCTGACTAGTAAAAGTGATGTTTATAGCTTCGGGGTGATCCTTGTTGAGCTCATTTCGTCAATGCCAGCTGTGGATATGAAGAGGCATAGCCAGGAGATCAATTTGGCTAACTTTGCAATAAACAAGATCGTAAAATGTGCATTTCACGAGTTGCTTGATCCATCCCTGGGGTTCGATTCAGATACCAAGATTTGGGAAATGACTACTTCAGTGGCAGATCTTGCTTTTTTGTGCTTGCAGACAGATAGGGACATGAGGCCTACTATGGTTGAAGTTTTGGATACTCTAAAGGAGATTCAGACTAGTGAATTTGACAATGAGAAGAGAGCTGAATCTAATCTCAATGGCAATGAAGCTAAAATAGTAGCAGCTCCTCCTTTCCCTGTATCAGAAGATATATTATTGTTGAAGCAAGTTAAATCACTACCTTCTCCTAATTCTGTGGCTGATAAATGGATTACTTGCTCTGATATAACTAGTACAAAGTAGTAAAAAGTTCTATACCCCCTCTCTTTGTTAATCTGATGTTAATTTTGCGAGACTGCAAATGTACAGCTATGAGTAGTTTCCTTGAGCTATGTATCTATGAGTGGAAGTGATCCGACTTTTAATTTCATTATATAAGAGTTTAAGTTCTATACAATGGCAGTTTTAGAACTTTCTAATTGAGAACTCATGGAGTTATTGAGGACCGGTGTTAGAAATTTGTGCAAGTGCAGGTGTTAATCTAGGTATTAAGTCAATATGCACTCTTGTTTCAATCTTCGTCATAGACTCGTAGTGTCTTGAATTTCTGGGGTGAGTGTTCCATAAGCTAGGGATCAATATTAATGATTGATTCTTTTTCAAAATTCTGAAGAAGATGCCTGGAACATAGCAAATATTTTCTAGCTGACTCTGTGTATACTCCCCCTATCTCGAAACATTTTCTTGATAGTTTCTAGTGGGAATAATGAACGAATGGAAGGTTGGATTTTTAACCTCCTTATGCAATGTTCTTTTTACATTTTCATACTATCTTTACTTACCTTTGGATGTATCTGCAAACCATTTAAATTTCAGACAACTGATATGAATATAGCTTCTATTTCTACAGTACAAGTCTTCCATTTCCAGAGACTGTGGTCCTGAAAATGACGAGAAGTTGCTGTTAGTAGATAGAGTCAAGAAGTTAAGTCTTTCTACAGGTGTCAATGGCCAGAAAAGGCAATGTGGAAAGTTCCTTTTTAATTCGCCTTTCTTTCCCCCAACAAGTCCGGCCCCTCTTATGCGTTTGGTTGCACAAAGTGTTTCTTTTTGACAAATTTTACGAATAAAGCTAAAGACTAGTAATAGATAAAGTGCTTTGAAGTTATGGAGCTTGATCCTATAAGATAGTTTGTTGAGCTATAGTTACAATTCACAAACCTTCAGCTAGCTTTCCTCTTCTTGCAGTAGGGATTCAATATggctttcctttcttcttttgtttGGTTTCTTCTATCTTCATCTTCTGATCTTTTTCTTAGTTCAGGCAAAGGGCAAAAGTGATTCCAGTTGTCAAAAGTCCTTTTCACGTGGAAATCTTACTGACCTAAGCATTCCTTTCTCTCTTTCCAAACAATCTGACTGTGGAATAATGCCTGTGTCCGGTTGTGATGCTAAACCATATCAAAGAGTGCAATTGCTTCCTGGAGGAGATTGGTACGATGCTACAGACAAGCCGTTTAATTTTACAGTTTGGCTTGTAGACCCGAAGCTTCAAACTATATTGAGGAAAAACAAGTGCCATGCTTTTAACAAAAATATCTCCCTTCCGGATTCTCCTTCTGTTTCTTTTAAAATTCTCCCTACGAGTATGCGCgacttctacaaatgcaacagcACTAGTAGTACCCAGAAGAACGACCAATTTTCTGGTTATAAAATGTACAATAATTGTAAAGGCTAGCAGTTATTCTTACTGCCAACTGTTCACTTCTCCAATCGCCAATTCTCCAACATTAGATGATTGACTAAATTACTGCTCATACAAAAATTAAAATCTATACACGTTATCATAAATAAAAACGTCACAACTTCTTGGCTGCATTTGTATACATATGAATGAATATTAAATGTTATCATATTGAATACTAATAATACCTATAATAAATGATAGGAAAGAATAACTTCTATCATTTTACCGTGCAAAACTttgataaaaggaaaaaaaaaattacttacaGATATCAGATACTTTGGAAGACAATTGATTGAACCTACCTATTCAGCTCCTAAAAAGTTTTCTCATTGGCGTGCATTCATCTTCCATTATTCCTCCTTATGGTTTCAGTTACAGAGTTTGAAGTGGCTTTAGTGTATATATGCTCATGATATCAACAACTTTGAGGAGAAGATTCATGTATTGGGGACGTTGATGCCAAAAAAGAATGAGCGTGAGCATTTTGATTAATTCTTTAGGCTCTGATGATAATTATTTGAATGAGCCTTTACTTGGGCATAAAAATGCGACTATAATAATCAGGTATTTATGTACTAATGATGTTCTTATATTTTGGGTTTATTTGATGATGCTTATTTTTGGTGGGTTGTAATATTATATCCCCTTTTTATACGCTTTATATTTATATTCTTGGAGTTATCTTGCTGCAAATTTCCTTTTATTGGGAAGATTCATGCTTTATTTTCTGAACTAGGTAATTTGCCCGCGCTTTGCGTGGTGATGATTCACCTCATTAAACTTACTAATGAGCCTTTTGATATACAAATATTAGAAATAACAAAAATCAAATTGTTAAAAACTTTTAGTCTTTAAATCCAAATATATTAGATTTCTAATTTTAATCCACTTTTATGGATACCTAATATAACGGCTGAAATTATagctttttcctctttttctactttttaaaatgtttttctttcttactctctttTAAATGTCAAATctcctttttctttcttcctCTTTAAAAAGTAATAAAGTAAGTAACAAAAGAAACTCATACGTGATCACAACAATTGTTAGCGGCAATCTGCTGCACTTTAGTGAAACTTATTTCCTAAGCATATTCAGCCACATCCACATTCCGAGTAGTCAAGAGTTATCGGCTTTCATTATTACAAGCTGGGaaacattattttttatcactTCAAGCTCCTGTAGGCCATATGTCACGATGACTAACCAGTATTTCTTGGCTTTTAGAATCTTTTGCAGTCGTTGTCACGCATCATCTAGCTCATCATAAGGTTCATCACTTATAGAAGAAAGAAGCCTAGGAGTACATTTCTCGCACAATACTCTTGTGAAACAGTAATTTTTGCACGCATGTCAAAGTGAGGCCAAATTAATGGATCATTGTAGGTGTTATTAGTCAAAGTTGTCTTGCTGATGCCTCCATCCCTACAATAGGTACAGCTTCTAGTTCCCTTTCACCTCGACCAAGTTGATCCTTCATCATCTTGAATTCATTTTCCTGGCCAACCATCACATACTCGGGCTCTAGAGCATGTAGAGATACATAGGCAGGAGATAATTTTTGTGTTTCTGGATCTTGGATGTTGTTGTACCGCCCCCTATTGCTATCCAATGCTTCATGGTGGCCAAATCAATGCATTCTACTGCTTTTTCCAAGAGGATGTTTAGTTCCCACAAAGCGCTGATTCGTTCCTCTTCAGTTTCAGCCAAAAAACCTTTTCTTGATCTTGAGTAAACCATATCTTCTGTGTGCACGCTAGTTCTAGGAGTTCAGCTTCCAATATTGTCAATGCCTCAATATCGTCTTTGCTTGTTATATTGCCGGGTTTCTCCATAATAGCTCTCAAGGATTCAACCTTTTTATAGAGAACAACTGCAAATCACATCCACTAATTTGCATTGATTGTTGTATGGTGCTCATAAGTCAAGTAATAACAGCATAGCTTTCTCTCTTCCTCTCATAGGTGTTTTATGCAATAACTTTTTCTGCAAGATCAGCACCCAAAggcttccaaaaaaaaaaaaaaaagaggcaggACTCCCAAATTTGATAGCTGACCAATTTCTCAATAAAAAACAGGAAAAGGAAATTTCCTCTTTTCTCAAATAAACAAATAGAAAGACAAAGATCAACTCTCTTTTCTATCTTCAATTTGTCAAAAGGACGATTTGCGAACAGGTAAAATGAGAGTTTTTTTATCATTATCAGATCCTGAAAGTGCCCACTAACCAAAACTACTAAATAAATAATTCctgatataaaaataaaaaatgtacaTGTGCAGTGCTACAACATTGACAAATATCTATTGCTGATGTTCCAAATATATTCTGGTAAGTAAATTGTTCAATTCTATTCCGATTAAATATCAGGAAAAGGGTATGTAGTTCATTCATCTCTGTATAATTTATTCAGCTcaatatatatgtaataaaagCAATATTAACTTGTATTTTCCATTTGCTTGCAAGCCCATCAAATTCGTCACGCTCTTTTAGCACAACCTGTTTTGCAAAGAACTGATTCCTCCAATGTGTGTGGATAAGAGAAGTGGTTCAAACGACTCCTTAATAATATTATTAGGGAAATGACTTGAAAGAGGATAGTGAGGGAAACGCAACATTCATTTGTAACGTCCCAtctatatttttgtataaatCAATTCCATTTGTACCTTAAAGTGGACTTTCTTTTTGGTGGCTATCCGATTCTGATTGGTGCGACTTCTGTAGGTCCATGGGATTTAGTTTTTCCTCTTCCTTGGCAAGGTAGATTGAAGACTCACAATCAAGGAAACACACAATAAAAAATTTAGGCAGGTGCATTGAGGAGCAacatgttaggatttgaatcccaaatccgacctttgtaagcaggttcccaggaaagattggagggtcacagctggaccacttaaataccaacctccttagacaaaacctacttacgccgtgatgtaagcgaagaataaatagcacacacagatttatagtggttcaccctcaatgtgagagctacgtccacgttgctgctgcagatcttattaaagaagaaatattacaagtgtttacaacactcaacctcacaaccccaatcccaattacactcaagaattttaccacagaaaattctctcaaagaccttctcttacttaggcctttcactaagagtatttctcttagatttttctctctctttgggatgtgttgtcttcttcaatttggtgtgtttacaaatgaaccataagctacctatttataggaatgaatttcctatgatgaggtaagcgcttacatcacgactatcatgaggtaagcgcttacatcacgactatgtgaacaaaagaattgacttgtttggccaattccacacctaacaaatctcccacttgaagactaattttaatttgtcttcacactttgatcgatgcagcagctctttcctactttcatacttcgtgcaggccaactgaagttgagcatagcttcagtttgtctatcgtcactgcctttgtcagcatgtctgctggattctgactccctgcgatcttctcaagcactagcgctccatcttccaaagctgatctaatgaaatggtaccggagttgtatgtgcttcgttcgagcatggtaaaccgggttttttgccaaatgaatggcgctttggctatcacaatatagcacacttccctcgtggtcctgatccaattcccgcagaaaagattgtagccacatcatttcctttgtggcctccgtcacagcaacgtactcagcctcacaactagagagagctactatcttttgcaacttggaaacccaagagattgcagtacctccgaaggtgtaaacatacccggatgtgctctttctgctatcaatatcaccaccgttgtcagcatcaacatacccttgcaatcctgtttttgattttcggaaatacagagctgaactcgagctacctttcagatatctgaatatccacttcacagcctcccagtgttgctttcccggattgctcataaatcggctgacaactcccactgcatgtgcaatgtctggccttgtacatatcattgcatacataagactaccgattgcagatgcataaggtatattgtccatctgcttcttctcatcctcggttgttggcgactgatcctttgacaaccgaaagtgtccagccaagggagtgctgactggcttggcatcatgcatgttaaaccttttgataacttccctcacatattcttcttgtgagagtttgatgccctccttgctttggtcgattctcatcccaaggatttgctttgcagctcccaaatccttcattgcaaactcttccgataacccttttttcaaccgatcaatctcctgtaggtttgctcctacgattagcatgtcgttgacatagagtagcagtatcatgtacgagtcttcaaattttttgaagtaacagcagtgatctgcctcgcaccttgaaaaatcagctttcttcataaagctgtcaaactttaaataccactgtcttggagcctgttttagtccgtacagactcttttgaagtttgcacaccagattctcctttcctttgattttgaatccctccggctgtcgcatgtagatttcctcgtctagatcaccgtgaagaaatgcagttttcacgtccatctgttgcagatgtagattttcctttgctaccagcccaagaacagttctgatagtcaccatcttgactacgggagagaagatctccgtatagtcaatgccttctttctgttgaaatccctttgcaaccagccttgctttataacacttgcttccattgggttcttcctttatccgataaacccatttgttttgcaatgcctttttatcctttggcaactcggataattcccatgtatgatttgccgatagtgaatccatttcatccttcattgccagctcccacttagtcgattcatcgacttgcattgcttcttcataacattccggctcccctctatcagtgagtagaatgtagttgagggatggagagtacctgtaaAGCGGCTTCcggatcctggatgatctacgcagctctgtgattggcgtctgttcatttgtttcagaatcagcactttcatcagcaccttctcggattgtttgttcctctgcctcggttgtacctagttgcggctcaggtgccggaaagtccctcaaatcgactatttccgattccttgtcctgacattctgaattcttttgcagcttgtctttgtacagtacctcttcgttaaagacaacattcctgcttcggatgatcttccgattttgttcatcccaaaatcggtacccaagctcggtgtcaccatagccaataaagtaacacttctttgattttggatcaagcttgcttctagccgtataatcattatgaacatatgataagcagtcgaacactttcagaaatgaaagatttaccttcttgccactccagacttcttctggaattctgaaatccaagggaactgacggtcctcggttaattaagaaggtcgcggtattgactgcatctgcccagaatgtcttgggcagtccagagtgtattctcatactccgagcatgctcgttcaacgttcggttcattctttcggctattccatttcgttgcggcgttccaggaatagtcttcatcatcatgatcccattatcggcacagtaccgtttgaaatcaccatcagtgtattctccgccgttgtcggacctcaaacacttcaacttgaggtttgtttcattctcgaccatggctttccatcttttgaatacactaaacacatcggatttatttttcataaaataaacccataccttcctggttgaatcatcaatgaaggtcacgtagtagtgtgatcctccaagggagggtacagtggtaggtccccacacgtctgtgtgcaccaattccagcttttctaccttcaactctctgcctgcacttgagaagcttactcgcttttgttttccgagaatgcagctctcacactaatgaaggtccaccgtcttcagctccggaattaagccatttgtcaccaacagcttcatccccttctggctgatatgcccaagccaacaatgccacaaatctgtcttctttgtgttgtcaaccacagcaacaatatcacgacagctatccgtcatgtagagagtgccaatcttctttcctcggccaactaccgtagcacctttcgccaccttccaagacccattaccaaagttgagattatatccctcatcatcaagctgacctactgaaatcaggtttcgcatcagctttggaacatgtctaacttttgtaatcttccacgaggatccatttgacatcttcaaattaatgtctcccgtgccaacaacgtctagcggctctccatcggctaaataaactttgccgagattcccagccacgtagtttgtcattatatcatgatgtaggatggtatgaaaggacgctcctgagtcaagcacccaagagtctatcgggctatcaaccgatagcaacaacgcatcgccaatgtcttccgtagcagcgttgattccagcccccttgttgtcctccttctttggcgccctgcagttcttcttgaagtgacctggttttccacagttccaacactcaaatgttcgtcctggtctggattgacccctgccattccttgacttcgatctgcccctatttcggttgtagtttctgtcataatttctgcttctgttttcaacattaaaagcagaactcgtcgatgcctctccagaatctgtcctgcgcacttcctcagcaaggatacgatccctaacatcgttgaactttagtttgtcactgccgacagaattactaaccgctgctctcattggctcccagctatttggtagggatgccaacaaaattagagcttgcacttcatcatcgaagtcaatttttaccgatgacaattgatttacaatggtattgaattcatttacgtgtgcagcaacatgagcattttccatcatctttagatgaaatagttttttcatgagaaataccttattatttgccgaaggtttctcatacatgtcagacaataccttcatcatatctgcagtggtcttctcctttgccacattgtgagcaacgttctttgacagcgtcagccgaatgactcccagaacttgtctgtcaaggagattccaatctgcttgcttcatctcctctagtttcggactcagaggttcatgaagctttctgccatataaataatcttcaatttgcattctccagaacgcaaagtctgtaccatcgaatttaccgatgccgtgcgtcgtaccatcttcgcctcccatcgtttctaaatcacaacacaacctgttgctctgataccagttgttaggatttgaatcccaaatccgacctttgtaagcaggttcccaggaaagattggagggtcacagctggaccacttaaataccaacctccttagacagaacctacttacaccgtgatgtaagcgaagaataaatagcacacacaaatttatagtggttcaccctcaatgtgagagctacgtccacgttgctgttgcagatcttattaaagaagaaatattacaagtgtttacaacactcaacctcacaaccccaatcccaattacactcaagaattttaccacagaaaattctctcaaagaccttctcttacttaggcctttcactaagagtatttctcttagatttttctctctctttgggatgtgttgtcttcttcaatttggtgtgtttacaaatgaaccataagctacctatttataggaatgaatttcctatgatgaggtaagcgcttacatcacgactatcatgaggtaagcgcttacatcacgactatgtgaacaaaagaattgacttgtttggccaattccacacctaacacaACATTCATGCCTTACAGGATAGTCACAAATATTATTTAGCTCATAAATTGGACACGAACACACCGTAACAATTCTAAAAATTAaatcaagtaaaagcacaaatgCCTAACAGTCCTAACTGACACGGGACATTTTTCTCCCATGATTCATATCTTAAGCGAGAAGGAAGAACCGAGAAACAAAAAGGGGGAAAAGTGAAAGAAAAGCTTAAAGAACACCCAAGGAAGGATCATGATTTCTCTTGCTTTAAACCAAAACTCTGCAAAACGCAAATATAATTCTCATGAAATAGTTCGAAAAAGTTAAGCTATTGACCTTGTCGAATCCCAATGTGTTCAATCTCACAGGAGAATAGGAAAAACTCTTGGATTTTTGGTTCGCCTGCCATAATTGGACATTACTTAAAGTACTATTCTTTCGTGCACAGTaacacatatcatatttcaaactttcttttgttttcttgagttGACTGAAATACATATCTCATGATCTTACTCCAAAAACAACACTACCTTCTCCATATTTTTGGAGCTTCATTGGCGGTTTTTTTGCAGCCATGAAAACAGAACAAAATAACCCCATGTATCACTTTTTTCCTTGATATTTTTTCCTTCTTGGGGTCAACAGATATATATTTAAGTTATATTTTCCGTTAGTGTAAGAAATTTTACACTATCAaatcatatttacaagttatATCATGTAATTTATTTAATATTCAAGATTATGACTTAAAAGTagtattctttcatgcacaataACACACAACGTTAAACTATGATCGAAAGAAATCAGCAACAAATTCAAATGAAGTATAAACATAAACAACTGGAAAACGAAGAGGGCATATGGATATGAGTATATATACCTTCCAGATAAGAATAATGTAGAAGAAGAACGATTCACCTAAAGGCATAGCTGCAAACAATGAAACTGCAGAATATAGGGCCTGaaacattaattaaaaattataaaataataataataaaccaAAAAAAGGTCATACCTTTATATGTTGATTCTGGCATTATGATTTGTTTGAGATACTTTCAGAGAGAGTGATTAGTGATGAAGCGAAAATAGAATA
Encoded proteins:
- the LOC132641710 gene encoding LEAF RUST 10 DISEASE-RESISTANCE LOCUS RECEPTOR-LIKE PROTEIN KINASE-like 1.1 isoform X1, with product MAFASYFVCFLLYLLLILVQAKGSNNSTCPKSFSCGNLKNMSFPFSLSTQPDCGIMPMSGCDVKSYPKIQLLPGGDLYYALATKFSYTVVLRDPKLETTLRQRKCQAFNKKFSLQNSPFVSFTPLSLHKFFKCNSTSHNTPNITQKKNGHVAGYGMYNGCKGFSIYYKVDGDDNVKDIRADNLTANCSLVRLPIDWRSYDGGLFDILSPVFLVEWKLSDDCKKCHYDGGQCQTDKTNKFHCTHPNNPHAQGHQKSTPYAQDAKTTRRKFGQTLGAVFGGLGLVMICLVVYFIWCYKKRKFSPSRLLSEIFKHDVEGGSIYFGVPVFSYSELEEATNDFNSSRVLGDGGFGTVYYGKLKDGREVAVKRLYEHNCKRMQQFVNEIEILTRLKHNNLVTLYGCTSWRSRELLLVYEYIPNGTLADHLHGDKAKDRLLTWPVRMNIAIETAGALTYLHASDVIHCDVKTNNILLDHNFRVKVADFGISRLFPNDVSHISTAPRGTPGYIDPKYHECYRLTSKSDVYSFGVILVELISSMPAVDMKRHSQEINLANFAINKIVKCAFHELLDPSLGFDSDTKIWEMTTSVADLAFLCLQTDRDMRPTMVEVLDTLKEIQTSEFDNEKRAESNLNGNEAKIVAAPPFPVSEDILLLKQVKSLPSPNSVADKWITCSDITSTK
- the LOC132641710 gene encoding LEAF RUST 10 DISEASE-RESISTANCE LOCUS RECEPTOR-LIKE PROTEIN KINASE-like 1.1 isoform X2, yielding MAFASYFVCFLLYLLLILVQAKGSNNSTCPKSFSCGNLKNMSFPFSLSTQPDCGIMPMSGCDVKSYPKIQLLPGGDLYYALATKFSYTVVLRDPKLETTLRQRKCQAFNKKFSLQNSPFVSFTPLSLHKFFKCNSTSHNTPNITQKKNGHVAGYGMYNGCKGFSIYYKVDGDDNVKDIRADNLTANCSLVRLPIDWRSYDGGLFDILSPVFLVEWKLSDDCKKCHYDGGQCQTDKTNKFHCTHPNNPHAQGHQKSTPYAQDAKTTRRKFGQTLGAGLVMICLVVYFIWCYKKRKFSPSRLLSEIFKHDVEGGSIYFGVPVFSYSELEEATNDFNSSRVLGDGGFGTVYYGKLKDGREVAVKRLYEHNCKRMQQFVNEIEILTRLKHNNLVTLYGCTSWRSRELLLVYEYIPNGTLADHLHGDKAKDRLLTWPVRMNIAIETAGALTYLHASDVIHCDVKTNNILLDHNFRVKVADFGISRLFPNDVSHISTAPRGTPGYIDPKYHECYRLTSKSDVYSFGVILVELISSMPAVDMKRHSQEINLANFAINKIVKCAFHELLDPSLGFDSDTKIWEMTTSVADLAFLCLQTDRDMRPTMVEVLDTLKEIQTSEFDNEKRAESNLNGNEAKIVAAPPFPVSEDILLLKQVKSLPSPNSVADKWITCSDITSTK